From a single Bacteroidota bacterium genomic region:
- the upp gene encoding uracil phosphoribosyltransferase codes for MVHILGKNNSIFNQFIAELRDVNVQQDSMRFRRNLERIGEIFAYEISKSLSYKSTEITTPLGIAQANLATDQPVIGSILRAGLPLHQGILNYFDRAENAFVSAYRKPHKDGTFDIQVEYVSSPDLTDRILILADPMLATGASMVLTYKALLIKGIPKHTHFVAAIASAEGLEYAKRNLPPETTIWIGEVDDELTAQSYIVPGLGDAGDLAFGTKV; via the coding sequence ATGGTTCATATTTTAGGAAAGAATAACTCTATATTTAATCAATTCATTGCAGAATTACGTGATGTAAATGTTCAACAAGATTCCATGCGATTTAGGAGAAACCTTGAAAGAATAGGAGAGATTTTCGCCTACGAAATAAGTAAGTCTCTCTCCTATAAATCCACTGAAATTACTACACCTCTTGGAATTGCCCAGGCAAATCTCGCAACTGATCAGCCTGTAATTGGATCAATTTTGCGTGCGGGCCTTCCTTTGCATCAAGGAATTCTAAATTATTTTGATCGTGCCGAGAATGCATTTGTTTCTGCATACCGTAAACCTCATAAAGACGGGACTTTTGATATACAAGTAGAATATGTTTCAAGCCCTGATCTTACCGACAGAATACTTATTCTTGCTGATCCAATGTTGGCAACTGGAGCATCCATGGTGCTTACATATAAGGCATTATTAATTAAAGGAATTCCAAAGCATACCCACTTTGTTGCCGCCATTGCAAGTGCTGAAGGCCTTGAATATGCAAAACGAAATCTTCCACCAGAAACAACAATCTGGATAGGGGAGGTAGATGATGAACTTACCGCTCAATCCTATATTGTTCCTGGTTTGGGTGATGCCGGGGATCTTGCTTTCGGAACAAAAGTATGA